A DNA window from Anastrepha obliqua isolate idAnaObli1 chromosome 5, idAnaObli1_1.0, whole genome shotgun sequence contains the following coding sequences:
- the LOC129248603 gene encoding uncharacterized protein LOC129248603 isoform X2: MFFLHPYLRKKHSQPKSLDSQVQDALVRISSLSDRLQRERTAAVAANAAVALGGTSVTGDVNASHLHSQQSHQQPLDNYLEYFDDPEQNNSDDLDDVIDDEQRSRFRHTEQHLHTLSSDIKSECDDVKSDVDDYEPESAVRPDEEDNELEEMEMRNFMMDSYASSSTHIPPEDRRAQLRVQQLMRLQARSYQDELRIKRPRSQESISSTQINNGGSGSTASIIGVNVHNSASAANSVGATVSGHSRMHCSTGNTAPVHTNVSFVRPTLAKPMELVSTTTSNSGGSVGLSVGAGVSVSNSLMNNTNNEGDLNASSTSSANSQIAASSTVLNPHQRHSTTAHHSHNFNHHGSGSSNGSHHRLEIAAISSGTGSAAAGAIGTGSAGVSVSTLMNNTPAATAPAPVAPNHVELCDCKIDPDAMFLMSLLPDIQKLNGRDRGKIKIAFQNILQDYLYPD; encoded by the exons ATGTTTTTCCTACATCCATATCTAAGAAA AAAACATTCCCAACCTAAATCGCTCGACTCACAAGTGCAGGATGCATTGGTACGCATCAGTTCTTTGTCAGACCGTTTGCAACGGGAACGTACCGCGGCAGTAGCTGCAAATGCGGCTGTCGCACTTGGCGGCACGAGTGTTACCGGCGATGTGAATGCGTCACATTTGCACTCCCAGCAGTCGCATCAGCAGCCATTAGAtaattatttagaatattttgatgATCCCGAGCAGAATAACTCAGATGATTTAGACGATGTTATTGATGATGAGCAGCGGTCACGATTTCGGCATACTGAGCAACACTTGCATACACTCAGTAGTGACATAAAATCTGAATGTGATGATGTCAAATCAGATGTTGATGACTATGAGCCCGAATCCGCTGTGCGGCCAGACGAGGAAGATAATGAGTTGGAAGAGATGGAAATGCGTAATTTTATGATGGATTCTTATGCCAGTAGTAGCACACATATTCCTCCAGAGGATAGGCGAGCACAGCTGCGTGTGCAACAACTGATGCGCTTGCAAGCGCGTTCTTATCAAGATGAACTGCGTATCAAGCGACCACGCTCTCAAGAAAGTATAAGCAGTACACAAATAAACAATGGAGGCAGTGGCAGTACTGCCAGTATAATTGGTGTTAACGTGCACAATAGCGCCAGCGCTGCAAACTCTGTGGGTGCCACTGTTAGTGGACATTCACGTATGCATTGCTCAACAGGAAACACTGCACCTGTGCACACAAATGTGTCGTTTGTGCGACCAACACTTGCCAAACCTATGGAATTGGTCAGCACCACCACAAGTAACAGTGGTGGCAGTGTAGGCTTGAGCGTTGGCGCTGGCGTTAGTGTTAGTAATTCATTAATGAACAATACAAATAACGAGGGAGATTTGAATGCCAGTAGTACATCCAGCGCTAACAGTCAGATTGCAGCATCTTCAACGGTTTTAAATCCGCATCAGCGACATAGCACTACGGCCCATCACAGCCACAATTTCAATCATCATGGCAGTGGGAGTAGTAATGGTTCTCACCATCGTTTGGAAATCGCGGCCATCTCTTCTGGTACTGGTAGTGCTGCTGCAGGTGCAATTGGAACAGGATCTGCTGGCGTATCGGTGTCGACGTTAATGAATAACACACCAGCAGCCACTGCACCAGCGCCAGTGGCACCAAATCATGTGGAGTTGTGCGATTGCAAAATAGATCCTGATGCTATGTTTCTCATGAGTTTGCTACccgatatacaaaaattaaatgggcGAGATCGAGGAAAAATCAAAATCGCATTTCAGAATATACTGCAGGACTACTTGTATCCGGACTAG
- the LOC129248603 gene encoding uncharacterized protein LOC129248603 isoform X1 has translation MSNDYYANVSGTPSCSSSRWLTEEVFKLIDMVQHDEAIYNPRHKYYFCRPYVENFWREVDQKLEKNPGASLAKWTNLRISFRREYTNYLEEKVPPCWTYFDRMFFLHPYLRKKHSQPKSLDSQVQDALVRISSLSDRLQRERTAAVAANAAVALGGTSVTGDVNASHLHSQQSHQQPLDNYLEYFDDPEQNNSDDLDDVIDDEQRSRFRHTEQHLHTLSSDIKSECDDVKSDVDDYEPESAVRPDEEDNELEEMEMRNFMMDSYASSSTHIPPEDRRAQLRVQQLMRLQARSYQDELRIKRPRSQESISSTQINNGGSGSTASIIGVNVHNSASAANSVGATVSGHSRMHCSTGNTAPVHTNVSFVRPTLAKPMELVSTTTSNSGGSVGLSVGAGVSVSNSLMNNTNNEGDLNASSTSSANSQIAASSTVLNPHQRHSTTAHHSHNFNHHGSGSSNGSHHRLEIAAISSGTGSAAAGAIGTGSAGVSVSTLMNNTPAATAPAPVAPNHVELCDCKIDPDAMFLMSLLPDIQKLNGRDRGKIKIAFQNILQDYLYPD, from the exons ATGTCGAATGATTATTATGCAAATGTATCGGGGACGCCTTCGTGCTCCTCATCGCGTTGGCTGACTGAGGAGGTTTTCAAGCTGATCGATATGGTGCAACATGATGAAGCCATTTATAATCCTCGTCACAAATACTACTTTTGTCGGCCATATGTCGAGAATTTTTGGCGCGAAGTTGAtcaaaaactggaaaaaaacc CCGGCGCTAGTCTCGCAAAATGGACAAATTTGCGTATATCATTTCGTCGGGAATACACAAATTATTTAGAAGAAAAGGTACCACCATGTTGGACGTATTTTGACCGCATGTTTTTCCTACATCCATATCTAAGAAA AAAACATTCCCAACCTAAATCGCTCGACTCACAAGTGCAGGATGCATTGGTACGCATCAGTTCTTTGTCAGACCGTTTGCAACGGGAACGTACCGCGGCAGTAGCTGCAAATGCGGCTGTCGCACTTGGCGGCACGAGTGTTACCGGCGATGTGAATGCGTCACATTTGCACTCCCAGCAGTCGCATCAGCAGCCATTAGAtaattatttagaatattttgatgATCCCGAGCAGAATAACTCAGATGATTTAGACGATGTTATTGATGATGAGCAGCGGTCACGATTTCGGCATACTGAGCAACACTTGCATACACTCAGTAGTGACATAAAATCTGAATGTGATGATGTCAAATCAGATGTTGATGACTATGAGCCCGAATCCGCTGTGCGGCCAGACGAGGAAGATAATGAGTTGGAAGAGATGGAAATGCGTAATTTTATGATGGATTCTTATGCCAGTAGTAGCACACATATTCCTCCAGAGGATAGGCGAGCACAGCTGCGTGTGCAACAACTGATGCGCTTGCAAGCGCGTTCTTATCAAGATGAACTGCGTATCAAGCGACCACGCTCTCAAGAAAGTATAAGCAGTACACAAATAAACAATGGAGGCAGTGGCAGTACTGCCAGTATAATTGGTGTTAACGTGCACAATAGCGCCAGCGCTGCAAACTCTGTGGGTGCCACTGTTAGTGGACATTCACGTATGCATTGCTCAACAGGAAACACTGCACCTGTGCACACAAATGTGTCGTTTGTGCGACCAACACTTGCCAAACCTATGGAATTGGTCAGCACCACCACAAGTAACAGTGGTGGCAGTGTAGGCTTGAGCGTTGGCGCTGGCGTTAGTGTTAGTAATTCATTAATGAACAATACAAATAACGAGGGAGATTTGAATGCCAGTAGTACATCCAGCGCTAACAGTCAGATTGCAGCATCTTCAACGGTTTTAAATCCGCATCAGCGACATAGCACTACGGCCCATCACAGCCACAATTTCAATCATCATGGCAGTGGGAGTAGTAATGGTTCTCACCATCGTTTGGAAATCGCGGCCATCTCTTCTGGTACTGGTAGTGCTGCTGCAGGTGCAATTGGAACAGGATCTGCTGGCGTATCGGTGTCGACGTTAATGAATAACACACCAGCAGCCACTGCACCAGCGCCAGTGGCACCAAATCATGTGGAGTTGTGCGATTGCAAAATAGATCCTGATGCTATGTTTCTCATGAGTTTGCTACccgatatacaaaaattaaatgggcGAGATCGAGGAAAAATCAAAATCGCATTTCAGAATATACTGCAGGACTACTTGTATCCGGACTAG